The Coregonus clupeaformis isolate EN_2021a chromosome 8, ASM2061545v1, whole genome shotgun sequence genome has a segment encoding these proteins:
- the LOC123491445 gene encoding beta/gamma crystallin domain-containing protein 2-like has product MQTGQSWVLYEKPNFKGEKIALDEGDIELTYPFDPPEEEEEQQSQRNGENGQNGQKVGGEEVVAAKPDRRFIIGSVRRAVRDYSVPEISLFPEENAEGKKVIFRDTSDDARIFGFPIKANSIIINAGLWLVYAQPFFQGVPRVLEVGGFPNPAAWGVEQPYVGSVHPLKIGEPRVEKPGEPKLVLYDKPYFTGKSRVIYTNMRDFMTRMDRRQTAFMCSAGSIKVQGGCWVGYEKEGFRGHQYLLEEGEYHDWRVW; this is encoded by the exons ATGCAGACAGGTCAAAG CTGGGTCTTGTACGAGAAGCCCAACTTCAAAGGGGAGAAGATAGCTCTGGACGAGGGGGACATAGAGCTCACCTATCCCTTCGACCcccctgaggaggaggaggaacaacaATCACAGCGGAATGGAGAGAACGGACAGAATGGACAGAAGGTGGGAGGAGAAGAAGTGGTGGCGGCCAAGCCGGACAGGAGGTTCATCATAGGATCAGTACGAAGAGCAGTCAGG GACTACAGTGTGCCAGAGATCAGTCTGTTCCCAGAGGAGAATGCAGAGGGGAAGAAGGTGATCTTCAGAGACACGTCAGATGACGCCAGGATATTCGGCTTCCCCATCAAAGCCAACTCCATCATCATCAACGCTGGACT ATGGCTGGTGTATGCTCAGCCTTTCTTCCAGGGCGTACCACGTGTTCTGGAGGTCGGGGGGTTCCCCAACCCTGCAGCCTGGGGCGTGGAACAACCCTACGTGGGCTCAGTGCACCCTCTCAAAATC GGTGAACCAAGAGTGGAGAAACCTGGTGAGCCCAAG CTGGTGCTCTATGACAAGCCCTACTTCACTGGGAAGAGCAGGGTAATCTACACCAACATGAGAGACTTCATGACCAGAATGGACAGACGGCAGACTGCCTTCATGTGCAGCGCTGGATCCATCAAAGTACAGGGAGGCTG CTGGGTGGGCTATGAGAAGGAGGGTTTCCGAGGCCACCAGTATCTGTTGGAGGAGGGAGAGTACCACGACTGGAGGGTGTGG
- the LOC121572484 gene encoding beta/gamma crystallin domain-containing protein 2, translating into MLVMYAQPDEEEVEQENTFEVTEAIPDVELFGYRTTTCSIHVLSGAWIAYSHVDFSGDQYILEKGFYSNSADWGSSDNHICSVQPILQAPSENQGSVRSVVMLYTEPYFQGECHVCDKNQESLSDKLIAKSCRVVGGSWVVYEGREFSGNLYILSEGDYPNFTSMGCPPNCVILSLKTVPLVFSVPSVSLFGLECLEGREITVDTEVVNMLEEGYNNHLLSVRVNRGCWVMCEHSNYRGRQFLLEPIEITNWPKFSQIFTIGSMYPVRQRRHFFRIKSKERGHFLSIQGGVEEIKSGRVVVTEQVEGMSDIWFYQEGLIKNKLAPAMSLQVMGNVEAGAKVVLWSETRQPVQTWSAQMRGTICSLTFPGMVLDIKGGKQYDRDHVVILPESEERPCQQWELELL; encoded by the exons ATGTTGGTAATGTATGCGCAGCCTGACGAGGAGGAGGTGGAGCAGGAGAACACCTTTGAGGTGACCGAGGCCATTCCTGACGTGGAGCTGTTTGGCTACCGTACCACCACGTGCTCCATCCACGTCCTCAGTGGAGC ATGGATAGCCTACTCTCACGTGGACTTCTCTGGTGACCAGTATATCCTGGAGAAAGGTTTCTACAGTAACTCTGCTGACTGGGGCTCTTCAGACAACCACATCTGCTCTGTCCAGCCCATCTTACAG GCTCCAAGTGAAAACCAGGGCAGCGTCAGAAGTGTG GTGATGCTGTACACAGAGCCATATTTCCAGGGTGAATGCCATGTGTGTGACAAGAACCAGGAGTCCCTCTCTGATAAACTCATCGCCAAGTCCTGCAGAGTGGTGGGAGGAAG TTGGGTGGTGTACGAGGGCCGTGAGTTTTCAGGGAACCTGTACATCCTGTCAGAAGGAGACTACCCCAACTTCACCAGCATGGGCTGTCCTCCGAACTGTGTCATACTTTCACTGAAGACTGTCCCACTG GTATTCTCAGTGCCCTCCGTCTCACTGTTTGGTCTGGAGTGTTTGGAGGGCAGGGAGATCACAGTGGACACAGAGGTGGTCAATATGCTGGAGGAGGGCTACAACAACCATCTACTCTCTGTCAGAGTCAACCGAGGctg CTGGGTGATGTGTGAGCACAGTAACTACAGGGGACGGCAGTTCCTATTAGAACCCATTGAAATCACCAACTGGCCCAAATTCAGTCAGATTTTCACCATTGGCTCAATGTACCCAGTACGACAG AGGCGGCACTTCTTCCGCATCAAGAGCAAGGAGCGAGGTCACTTCCTGTCCATCCAGGGCGGCGTAGAGGAAATTAAGTCGGGACGCGTGGTTGTGACCGAGCAGGTGGAGGGCATGAGCGACATCTGGTTCTACCAGGAGGGCCTCATCAAGAACAAG TTGGCTCCTGCTATGAGCCTGCAGGTGATGGGGAACGTGGAGGCGGGGGCTAAGGtggtgctgtggtcagagaccCGGCAGCCTGTCCAGACCTGGTCAGCCCAGATGAGAGGCACCATCTGCAGCCTCACCTTCCCTGGCATGGTATTGGACATCAAGG GTGGCAAGCAGTACGACAGAGACCATGTGGTGATTTTACCAGAGAGTGAGGAGAGGCCTTGCCAACAGTGGGAGCTGGAGCTGCTGTAA